In Sphingopyxis sp. FD7, a single window of DNA contains:
- a CDS encoding stage II sporulation protein M yields MIPPPPPAPRALDAPSFSTSRFRAEREADWIAFDRLLTKLEKKGAKGLSSDELLQLPILYRATLSSLSIARATSLDRALLAHLEALSIRGYFLIYGVRESRWNRLRRFFLTDWPAAVRSVWKETVVIALIILLGALTSYSLVSSNPEWYYNFVDEGMASGRDPRASAEYLQSTLGHGRDAGEGESGLHIFATYLFTHNSRVSILSFALGFAFGVPTMMLEFYQGIGLGAMMAVFAAKGLGFDFGGWLFIHGTTELFAAALSGAAGLRIGTAVVFPGARGRLEAAAAAGRTAGKVMIGVILMLLAAGLLEGFGRQLITDTMLRYAIGSLMLLLWLGHYYIPRRGDAA; encoded by the coding sequence GTGATCCCGCCGCCGCCTCCCGCGCCGCGCGCGCTCGACGCGCCGAGTTTCTCGACCAGCCGCTTTCGCGCCGAGCGCGAAGCCGACTGGATCGCCTTCGACCGGCTGCTGACCAAATTGGAAAAAAAGGGCGCGAAGGGGCTGTCGAGCGACGAATTGCTGCAACTGCCGATCCTCTATCGCGCCACCCTGTCGTCGCTGTCGATCGCGCGCGCGACCAGCCTCGACAGGGCGCTGCTGGCGCATCTCGAGGCGCTGTCGATCCGCGGCTATTTCCTCATCTATGGCGTACGCGAAAGCCGCTGGAACCGCCTCCGCCGCTTCTTCCTCACCGACTGGCCCGCCGCCGTGCGGTCGGTGTGGAAGGAAACGGTCGTCATCGCGCTTATCATCCTGCTCGGCGCGCTCACCAGCTATTCGCTCGTGTCGAGCAACCCCGAATGGTATTATAATTTCGTCGACGAAGGCATGGCGTCGGGCCGCGACCCGCGCGCCAGCGCCGAATATCTGCAATCGACGCTCGGCCATGGCAGGGACGCGGGCGAGGGCGAAAGCGGCCTCCACATCTTCGCCACCTATTTGTTCACGCACAACAGCCGCGTGTCGATCCTTTCCTTTGCGCTCGGCTTCGCTTTCGGCGTGCCGACGATGATGCTGGAGTTCTACCAGGGCATCGGGCTCGGCGCGATGATGGCGGTCTTTGCGGCCAAGGGGCTGGGATTCGATTTCGGTGGCTGGCTGTTCATCCATGGCACGACCGAGCTGTTCGCGGCGGCGCTGTCGGGCGCCGCGGGGCTGCGCATCGGAACCGCGGTCGTCTTTCCCGGCGCGCGCGGGCGGCTGGAGGCCGCCGCCGCCGCAGGGCGCACCGCGGGCAAGGTGATGATCGGCGTCATCCTGATGCTGCTCGCCGCGGGCCTGCTCGAAGGCTTCGGGCGCCAGCTCATCACCGACACGATGCTGCGCTATGCGATCGGGTCGCTCATGCTGCTGCTCTGGCTCGGCCATTATTATATTCCGCGGCGCGGGGACGCGGCATGA
- a CDS encoding DUF58 domain-containing protein: protein MIYPTRRAIYLLLAGAPLALALGLVRPELWLVAPGWIGVIVACLILDTITGANPRHLTLDARFPAQVGVGDPFDLSLVARGRALPPRAEIALSLDERLAEGGRLAGEMRRAGDALVRTLSLAAKRRGQAGIMALWVRWAGPLGLVWKQRRFQVDGAIAVVPSLRAVTDEGSRLFQRNSWFGLRQQRLRGEGSEYEALAEYQPGMDRRAIDWNASARHVRLLAKEYRVERDNRVVLAIDAGRTMAEPVGGMPRVDRAVSAALLLAYVGLKLNDRISLFSFAASPQALTPAYMHVQDFPALQRAASLIDYAPVESNFTLALTTLSAQLNRRSLIILFTEFADATSADLMIRAAGRLARKHRLLFVAMRDEEVEAEERRHPDSAADVTRANVAAAMLTDRQLVIARLRRLGADVIEVPADAMAARAVEAYLGIKRQGSL from the coding sequence ATGATCTACCCCACCCGCCGCGCCATCTATCTGCTGCTCGCGGGCGCGCCGCTGGCGCTCGCGCTCGGGCTGGTGCGGCCCGAGCTGTGGCTGGTCGCGCCCGGCTGGATCGGGGTCATTGTCGCCTGCCTGATTCTGGACACCATAACGGGCGCCAATCCGCGCCACCTCACACTCGACGCGCGCTTTCCGGCGCAGGTCGGCGTCGGCGACCCCTTCGACCTGTCGCTCGTCGCACGCGGCCGCGCCCTGCCGCCGCGTGCCGAGATCGCGCTGTCGCTCGACGAGCGGCTGGCCGAAGGCGGGCGGCTTGCGGGCGAGATGCGCCGTGCGGGCGATGCGCTCGTCCGCACGCTGTCGCTCGCCGCAAAGCGGCGGGGGCAGGCAGGGATAATGGCGCTGTGGGTGCGCTGGGCGGGGCCGCTCGGGCTGGTGTGGAAACAGCGCCGGTTCCAGGTCGATGGCGCGATCGCCGTCGTGCCCAGCCTGCGCGCGGTGACCGACGAGGGCAGCCGGCTGTTCCAGCGGAACAGCTGGTTCGGGCTGCGCCAGCAGCGCCTGCGCGGCGAAGGCAGCGAGTATGAGGCGCTCGCCGAATATCAGCCGGGTATGGATCGCCGCGCGATCGACTGGAACGCCTCGGCGCGCCACGTCAGGCTGCTCGCCAAGGAATATCGCGTCGAACGCGACAATCGCGTCGTGCTTGCGATCGACGCGGGGCGGACAATGGCGGAGCCGGTCGGCGGGATGCCGCGCGTCGACCGCGCGGTGTCGGCGGCGCTGCTGCTCGCCTATGTCGGGCTCAAACTGAACGACCGGATCAGCCTCTTCTCCTTTGCCGCCAGTCCGCAGGCGCTGACCCCCGCCTATATGCATGTGCAGGATTTTCCGGCGTTGCAGCGCGCGGCGAGCCTGATCGACTATGCGCCCGTCGAGAGCAATTTCACCCTCGCGCTGACGACGCTCAGCGCGCAGCTCAACCGCCGCTCGCTGATCATCCTGTTCACCGAATTTGCCGACGCGACGAGCGCCGACCTGATGATCCGCGCCGCGGGACGGCTGGCGCGCAAACATCGGCTGCTCTTCGTCGCCATGCGCGACGAGGAGGTCGAGGCGGAGGAGCGCCGCCACCCCGACAGCGCCGCCGACGTCACGCGCGCGAATGTCGCCGCGGCGATGCTGACCGACCGCCAGCTGGTGATCGCGCGGCTGCGGCGGCTCGGTGCCGATGTCATCGAGGTTCCTGCCGATGCGATGGCGGCGCGCGCGGTCGAGGCCTATCTGGGCATCAAAAGGCAGGGCAGCCTGTGA
- a CDS encoding AAA family ATPase: MTADIQSVQALGAAIEGEVAKAVFGQEPLTRMVTIALLAGGHVLLEGPPGTAKTLLAQAFARATGLDFGRIQFTPDLMPGDILGSNLFNFQTSSFTLTKGPIFTELLLADEINRTPPKTQAALLEAMQERRVTINGEPHMMSPRFTVLATQNPIEQQGVYPLPEAQLDRFLFKLVVDYPAADEERRIVADHGGRFKSPAVGDFGVAQVADAAAIGAAIDTIATVRLADEIVDYIVRLVRATRASADLECGASPRAATLLARAACAAAALDGRDYAIPDDVQRLAAGVLRHRVILSAAAEIEGRSVEQVVAALLEREDVPR; encoded by the coding sequence GTGACAGCTGATATCCAGAGCGTTCAGGCGCTCGGCGCCGCGATCGAGGGCGAGGTCGCCAAGGCCGTGTTCGGGCAGGAACCGCTCACGCGCATGGTGACGATTGCGCTGCTCGCGGGCGGCCATGTGCTGCTCGAAGGCCCGCCAGGCACCGCCAAGACCTTGCTCGCGCAGGCCTTCGCGCGCGCGACGGGGCTCGATTTCGGGCGCATCCAGTTCACGCCCGATCTGATGCCCGGCGACATATTGGGGTCCAACCTGTTCAATTTCCAGACGTCCAGTTTCACCTTGACCAAGGGGCCGATCTTCACCGAATTGCTGCTCGCCGACGAAATCAACCGCACCCCGCCCAAGACGCAGGCGGCGCTGCTCGAAGCGATGCAGGAACGCCGCGTCACCATCAACGGCGAGCCGCATATGATGAGCCCGCGCTTCACCGTGCTCGCGACGCAGAACCCGATCGAGCAGCAGGGCGTCTATCCGCTGCCCGAGGCGCAGCTCGACCGCTTCCTCTTCAAGCTTGTCGTCGATTATCCCGCGGCCGACGAGGAACGGCGGATCGTCGCCGACCATGGCGGGCGCTTCAAAAGTCCCGCGGTCGGCGATTTCGGTGTCGCGCAGGTCGCCGATGCCGCGGCGATCGGCGCGGCGATCGACACGATCGCAACCGTCCGGCTCGCCGACGAGATTGTCGATTATATCGTCCGCCTCGTCCGCGCGACGCGCGCCAGCGCCGACCTCGAATGCGGCGCGTCCCCGCGCGCCGCGACGTTGCTCGCGCGCGCGGCGTGCGCGGCGGCGGCGCTCGACGGGCGCGACTATGCGATCCCCGACGATGTCCAGCGCCTCGCCGCCGGGGTGCTGCGCCACCGCGTCATCCTGTCGGCGGCGGCCGAGATCGAGGGGCGCAGCGTCGAACAGGTCGTCGCCGCGCTGCTCGAACGCGAGGATGTGCCGCGGTGA
- a CDS encoding DUF4350 domain-containing protein → MTDAAADQGFNARLIAAVVAIGVVAFIALWALIALGPQIGGGNDGGGHALSKAAPGYAAIVDLAERAGATVELRRKVEPGRHDGPDSLVILTPTMRTRAQDIRDLLTAQGDAPILVILPKWAAGRAGARAPKPGWVGSGIALLPPTRLLPEDMFGPVKAGRARWGNDDARGRIGGRDIRLVEPGQLHTIRGARLEPLIAASDGSALLARVRDRNLYILADPDLVNNLAFANGARAAAAATLLDAIAEDAGADGLAFDLTLNGFGAQRSLLRFAFVPPFIGITLCLIAAGLFALWQAWARFGPALRPGRAIPVSKAALIANSADLIKQARREIDGAAAYVKSQRSAIARRLHAPAGLDDEATDAWIDRHQRGGEPFSALARRLPLARSTHEFLADAQALHAIRKDLLRDS, encoded by the coding sequence ATGACCGATGCCGCCGCCGACCAGGGCTTCAACGCGCGGCTGATCGCGGCGGTCGTCGCGATCGGCGTCGTCGCGTTCATCGCGCTCTGGGCGCTGATCGCGCTGGGGCCGCAGATCGGCGGCGGCAACGACGGCGGCGGCCATGCGCTGTCGAAGGCGGCGCCGGGCTATGCCGCGATCGTCGACCTCGCCGAGCGCGCGGGCGCCACGGTCGAACTGCGGCGCAAGGTGGAACCGGGCCGCCATGACGGGCCAGATTCGCTCGTCATCCTGACCCCGACGATGCGCACGCGGGCGCAGGATATACGCGACCTTCTGACGGCGCAGGGCGACGCGCCGATTCTCGTCATCCTCCCCAAATGGGCCGCGGGCCGCGCGGGCGCCAGGGCGCCGAAGCCCGGCTGGGTCGGCAGCGGCATCGCGCTCCTGCCGCCGACGCGGCTGCTGCCCGAGGATATGTTCGGCCCCGTCAAGGCGGGCCGCGCACGGTGGGGCAATGACGATGCGCGCGGACGCATCGGCGGACGCGACATCCGCCTTGTCGAACCTGGTCAGCTGCACACGATACGCGGCGCGCGTCTGGAGCCGTTGATCGCCGCATCGGACGGATCGGCGCTGCTCGCGCGGGTGCGCGATCGCAATCTCTACATCCTCGCCGACCCCGACCTCGTCAATAATCTGGCCTTTGCGAACGGCGCCAGGGCCGCCGCCGCCGCGACGCTGCTCGATGCGATCGCCGAGGATGCGGGCGCCGACGGCCTGGCGTTCGACCTGACGCTGAATGGCTTTGGCGCGCAGCGCTCGCTGCTGCGCTTCGCTTTCGTCCCGCCCTTCATCGGCATCACGCTCTGCCTGATCGCCGCGGGGCTGTTCGCGCTGTGGCAGGCGTGGGCGCGTTTCGGCCCGGCGCTGAGGCCCGGTCGCGCGATCCCGGTGTCGAAGGCGGCGCTGATCGCGAACAGCGCCGACCTTATCAAACAGGCGCGCCGCGAAATCGACGGCGCCGCCGCCTATGTGAAGAGCCAGCGCAGCGCGATCGCCCGGCGGCTGCATGCGCCCGCAGGGCTGGATGACGAAGCGACCGACGCCTGGATCGACCGGCACCAGCGCGGCGGCGAGCCTTTTTCCGCCCTCGCGCGGCGCCTGCCGCTCGCGCGCAGCACCCATGAATTTCTTGCAGACGCCCAGGCGCTGCACGCCATCAGGAAGGATCTACTCCGTGACAGCTGA
- a CDS encoding DUF4129 domain-containing protein: MWIAQTSAVADASRGAGEGGWLLDPELVDPAFSQTVAGGEIQTAFPPPPPPPAPPPEWLTSLYEAIGRFFDWSAPAAKPLMWVAVALVALYLLYHFVPAFARWVDALRFRARRSDADDADRAGAAEAGAARALLAEADALAAAGRFAEAVHLLLHRSVEDIETRRPGLVKPAITSRDLAEARDLPPVARGAFSRIARAVEISLFGGRAIDAGAWDQCRAAYADLTVARNWTRA, encoded by the coding sequence ATGTGGATCGCCCAGACGTCGGCCGTGGCCGACGCGTCGCGCGGCGCGGGAGAGGGGGGCTGGCTGCTCGATCCCGAACTGGTCGACCCCGCCTTCAGCCAGACTGTTGCCGGGGGCGAGATCCAGACGGCCTTTCCACCGCCGCCTCCGCCGCCCGCGCCGCCGCCCGAATGGCTGACGTCGCTGTACGAGGCGATCGGCCGCTTTTTCGACTGGAGCGCCCCCGCGGCGAAGCCGCTGATGTGGGTCGCGGTGGCGCTCGTCGCGCTGTACCTCCTCTATCATTTCGTTCCCGCCTTTGCGCGCTGGGTCGACGCATTGCGTTTCCGCGCTCGCCGAAGCGATGCCGATGACGCGGACAGGGCGGGCGCGGCCGAGGCGGGCGCGGCGCGGGCGCTGCTCGCCGAGGCCGACGCGCTCGCCGCCGCGGGCCGTTTTGCCGAGGCGGTGCACCTGCTCCTCCATCGCAGCGTCGAGGATATCGAGACGCGCCGCCCCGGCCTCGTCAAACCCGCGATCACCTCGCGCGACCTTGCCGAGGCGCGCGACCTGCCGCCGGTCGCGCGCGGCGCATTCAGCCGCATCGCGCGCGCGGTCGAAATCAGCCTGTTCGGCGGGCGCGCGATCGACGCCGGCGCGTGGGACCAGTGCCGCGCCGCCTATGCTGACCTCACCGTCGCCAGAAACTGGACGCGCGCATGA
- a CDS encoding dehydrogenase E1 component subunit alpha/beta: MDAAQAVHEKFLGALAEGRLPGRADAPDPGAIGLSRAEATDIFLSQLTSRQMDRLSRHLQARGEGFYTIGSSGHEGNAAVAAALRVTDMAFLHYRSNAFQLHRARQLPGGTPTWDMLLSFAASCEDPISGGRHKVIGSKPLNIPPQTSTIASHLPKAVGAAFSIGIARRLGMNDLPLPGDAVVLASFGDASANHSTAQGAFNTAGWAAFQGSPMPLIFLCEDNGIGISTRTPTGWIEAQFERRAGLHYIRCDGTDLASAYKGAREAADYARRTRKPVFLHMATVRLYGHAGSDVQGAYLPKALIEADEARDPLLKGAALMIEQGWMSAADIADAYETIGATLARQAEDAIRRPKITSAAGVMASLVPPRREVARANAPSGDDRKAMFGSDWGQMDKPMHMARLLSWALADLMLAHKEIVVAGEDVGPKGGVYNVTARLHQRFGSARVVNTLLDEQAILGLAIGMAHNGFLPMPEIQFLAYVHNAEDQIRGEAATLSFFSNGQYTNPMVIRVAGLGYQKGFGGHFHNDNSLAVFRDIPGVILAVPSNGRDAVQMLRECVRLAREEQRVVVFVEPIALYMTRDLHEEGDGLWTSVYEAPGEGAPIRLGDVGVHGDGTDLAIVTYGNGYYLSRQAEKLLAEGGVKARVIDLRWLGPVDADRLVAAVGDAGRILIVDECRITGSQSEALMALFVERTPEKRLKRIAADDSFIPLGRAATLTLPSRDSIVAAARELLARR, encoded by the coding sequence GTGGACGCGGCGCAGGCGGTACATGAAAAATTCCTTGGCGCGCTGGCCGAAGGGCGATTGCCCGGCCGCGCCGATGCCCCCGACCCCGGCGCGATCGGCTTGTCGCGGGCAGAGGCGACCGACATCTTCCTGTCGCAGCTGACCAGCCGCCAGATGGACCGGCTGTCGCGCCACCTGCAAGCGCGCGGCGAAGGATTCTACACGATCGGCTCGTCGGGGCATGAGGGCAATGCCGCGGTCGCCGCGGCGCTGCGCGTCACCGACATGGCCTTCCTCCACTATCGCTCGAACGCCTTTCAGCTGCATCGCGCGCGCCAGCTTCCCGGCGGGACGCCGACGTGGGACATGCTGCTGAGCTTCGCGGCCTCGTGCGAAGACCCGATTTCGGGCGGACGGCACAAGGTCATCGGGTCGAAGCCGCTCAACATTCCCCCGCAGACCTCGACGATCGCCTCGCATCTGCCGAAAGCGGTCGGCGCCGCCTTTTCGATCGGCATTGCCCGCCGCCTTGGCATGAACGATCTGCCGCTGCCGGGCGACGCGGTCGTGCTCGCGAGCTTCGGCGATGCGTCGGCGAATCATTCGACCGCGCAGGGGGCGTTCAACACCGCGGGCTGGGCGGCGTTCCAGGGTTCTCCCATGCCGCTGATATTTCTGTGCGAGGACAATGGCATCGGCATTTCGACGCGCACCCCGACGGGCTGGATCGAGGCGCAGTTCGAGCGCCGCGCCGGACTCCATTATATCCGGTGCGACGGCACCGACCTCGCTTCGGCATATAAAGGGGCGCGGGAAGCCGCCGATTACGCCCGCCGCACCCGCAAGCCCGTGTTCCTCCATATGGCGACGGTGCGCCTCTATGGCCACGCCGGGTCGGACGTGCAGGGGGCCTATCTCCCCAAGGCGCTGATCGAAGCCGACGAGGCGCGCGATCCGCTGCTGAAAGGCGCCGCGCTGATGATCGAGCAGGGGTGGATGAGCGCGGCGGACATCGCCGACGCCTATGAAACGATTGGCGCGACGCTGGCGCGGCAGGCCGAAGACGCGATCCGGCGGCCCAAGATCACGAGCGCGGCGGGGGTGATGGCGAGCCTCGTCCCGCCCAGGCGCGAGGTGGCGCGCGCCAACGCGCCATCGGGCGACGATCGCAAGGCGATGTTCGGCAGCGACTGGGGCCAGATGGACAAGCCGATGCACATGGCGCGGCTGCTGAGCTGGGCGCTCGCCGACCTGATGCTCGCGCACAAGGAGATCGTCGTCGCGGGCGAGGATGTCGGGCCGAAGGGCGGCGTCTATAATGTCACCGCCAGGCTCCACCAGCGTTTCGGGTCGGCGCGCGTCGTCAACACATTGCTCGACGAACAGGCGATCCTGGGGCTCGCGATCGGCATGGCGCATAACGGCTTTCTGCCGATGCCCGAAATCCAGTTCCTCGCCTATGTCCATAATGCCGAGGACCAGATCCGCGGCGAAGCGGCGACCCTGAGCTTCTTTTCCAACGGGCAATATACCAACCCGATGGTGATCCGCGTCGCGGGGCTGGGCTACCAAAAGGGCTTTGGCGGCCATTTCCACAATGACAACAGCCTGGCCGTGTTCCGCGACATTCCGGGGGTGATCCTTGCGGTGCCGTCGAACGGGCGCGACGCGGTGCAGATGCTGCGCGAATGCGTCCGGCTGGCGCGCGAGGAACAGCGCGTCGTCGTGTTCGTCGAACCGATCGCGCTCTATATGACCCGCGACCTGCACGAAGAGGGCGATGGGCTGTGGACGAGCGTTTACGAAGCGCCGGGCGAGGGCGCGCCGATCCGCCTCGGCGATGTCGGCGTCCATGGCGACGGCACCGACCTCGCGATCGTCACCTATGGCAATGGATATTATCTGTCGCGGCAGGCCGAGAAACTGCTCGCCGAGGGCGGCGTCAAGGCGCGCGTGATCGACCTGCGCTGGCTGGGGCCGGTCGATGCCGACAGGCTGGTTGCCGCGGTCGGCGATGCGGGGCGCATCCTGATCGTCGACGAATGCCGCATCACCGGGTCGCAGAGCGAGGCGCTGATGGCGCTGTTCGTCGAGCGCACGCCGGAGAAGCGGCTGAAGCGCATCGCGGCGGACGACAGCTTCATCCCGCTGGGGCGGGCGGCGACGCTGACCCTGCCCAGCCGCGATTCGATTGTCGCCGCGGCTCGCGAACTCCTCGCCCGGCGCTGA
- a CDS encoding ACP S-malonyltransferase, whose product MTAAKKTAIVVAPGRGTYGKGELGSIARLHGARFAELIADFDAQRRMRGQPTVSELDGAERFSVATHMRGDVAAPLIYSATALDYLSIDRDKYDVVAVAGNSMGWYSALALGGAVSIEDGFRIANAMGLNSQTHGPGGQILLQVVDEDWRPVPGLRDRLLGLVAAIDARPGHDLALSIDLAGMLVLAGNEQGLAALLAEAPPTPGRDPLRLAGHGPFHTPLMVGSSDKAKAELPASLFGGPAIPMIDGRGHVWRRFSSDPTELWDYTFGHQILAPYDFALSVQVAVREFAPDVIILPGPGDTLGGAIAQALIGISWQGIASKAEFVARQAADPILLSMGRAEQRALVTAKE is encoded by the coding sequence ATGACCGCAGCGAAGAAAACCGCGATCGTCGTCGCGCCCGGCCGCGGCACCTATGGCAAGGGCGAACTCGGCAGCATCGCGCGGCTCCATGGTGCGCGCTTCGCCGAGCTGATCGCCGATTTCGATGCCCAGCGCCGGATGCGCGGCCAGCCGACGGTGAGCGAACTCGACGGCGCCGAGCGCTTCAGCGTCGCGACGCACATGCGCGGCGATGTCGCGGCGCCGCTGATCTATAGCGCGACCGCGCTCGATTACCTCAGCATCGACCGCGACAAATATGACGTCGTCGCCGTCGCGGGCAATTCGATGGGCTGGTACAGCGCGCTCGCGCTGGGCGGCGCGGTGTCGATCGAGGACGGGTTCCGCATCGCCAATGCCATGGGGCTCAACAGCCAGACGCACGGCCCTGGCGGGCAGATCCTGCTGCAAGTCGTCGACGAAGACTGGCGACCGGTGCCGGGGCTGCGCGACCGGCTGCTGGGCCTCGTCGCGGCGATCGACGCGCGGCCGGGGCACGACCTCGCGCTGTCGATCGACCTTGCCGGGATGCTGGTGCTCGCGGGCAACGAGCAGGGTCTTGCCGCGCTGCTCGCCGAAGCGCCGCCGACGCCGGGGCGCGATCCGCTGCGCCTGGCGGGGCACGGCCCCTTCCATACGCCGCTGATGGTCGGCAGTTCGGACAAGGCGAAGGCCGAGCTGCCTGCGTCGCTGTTCGGCGGTCCCGCAATCCCGATGATCGACGGGCGCGGCCATGTCTGGCGGCGCTTTTCATCCGATCCGACAGAGCTATGGGATTACACCTTCGGCCACCAGATCCTCGCGCCCTATGATTTCGCCCTTTCGGTGCAGGTCGCGGTCAGGGAGTTCGCCCCCGACGTCATCATCCTGCCCGGCCCCGGCGACACGCTCGGCGGCGCGATCGCGCAGGCGCTGATCGGCATCAGCTGGCAGGGAATCGCCAGCAAGGCCGAGTTCGTGGCGCGGCAGGCGGCGGACCCGATCCTTCTGTCGATGGGGCGCGCCGAGCAGCGCGCGCTGGTCACCGCCAAGGAATAG
- a CDS encoding response regulator transcription factor, with protein MLHYDAIADIVALSRAPPCRQHRRVTGTCGHIHLILPDPVERAACFRVLAAGAARVVRGFASGDDWLAAGDDQSCAVLLLRWEQPGVSDGATLLSHVAARDGIAAFVAAERLSVAESRAILLAGARDLLPAPLDPHLVRRAIDAALAERAAWQAARDRQRAAAARLAALTPRERDILDGIAAGLGNKAIARRLDLSPRTVEVHRANIMRRAGAGNVAELLHLRFVAEAARAAPGNRVHFGA; from the coding sequence GTGCTCCATTATGACGCCATCGCCGACATTGTTGCGCTGTCGCGCGCGCCGCCGTGCAGGCAGCATCGCCGGGTGACCGGAACCTGCGGCCATATCCACCTGATCCTTCCCGACCCGGTCGAGCGCGCGGCCTGTTTTCGCGTGCTGGCGGCGGGCGCGGCGCGCGTCGTGCGCGGCTTTGCGAGCGGCGATGACTGGCTCGCGGCGGGCGACGATCAAAGCTGCGCGGTGCTGCTGCTGCGCTGGGAACAGCCGGGGGTGAGCGATGGCGCGACGCTGCTTTCGCACGTAGCCGCGCGCGACGGCATCGCCGCCTTCGTCGCCGCCGAACGGCTCAGCGTCGCCGAATCGCGCGCTATTCTGCTGGCAGGCGCGCGCGACCTGCTGCCCGCGCCGCTCGACCCGCACCTTGTCCGCCGCGCGATCGACGCCGCGCTTGCCGAGCGCGCGGCGTGGCAGGCGGCGCGCGATCGTCAGCGCGCGGCCGCGGCGCGGCTCGCCGCGCTCACTCCGCGCGAGCGCGACATATTGGACGGCATCGCCGCCGGGCTCGGCAACAAGGCGATCGCGCGGCGGCTCGACCTCAGCCCGCGCACGGTCGAGGTCCACCGCGCGAACATCATGCGCCGCGCGGGCGCGGGCAATGTCGCCGAGCTGCTGCACCTGCGCTTCGTCGCCGAAGCGGCGCGCGCGGCGCCGGGCAATCGGGTCCATTTCGGCGCATGA
- a CDS encoding S8 family serine peptidase, with product MRHVIAAMLALCLLSVAAGPRVAAQVALPPVALPDTGRLLPDVPDLAAEPLATAGDELRRLRLDRIAALVGARRAHIERDARGEPAVRGVLVAIGADAAMIARARAAGFALIDRERLDALDLDIVRFRVPDGRSLKRAQKQLARLLPDVEVDVDHIYFASGPGGALPGAALATAAGADGGAAPLGLIDGGVAAHPSVAGRVEQRGFARGAPAASRHGTAVASLLVGEGAVRGAASGQRLLAADVYGADPAGGSASAIARALGWLAARRVAVTTISLVGPDNRLLAAAVAAAQRKGMLIVAAVGNDGPAAPPAYPASYRGVLAVTGVDARGRALPEAGRALHVDFAAPGDAVRAATGPASVERLRGTSFAAPLVAGRLARRYPAASIAAIGPAIAALVMEARDLGRKGRDKIYGHGLVCGDCGG from the coding sequence ATGAGACATGTGATCGCAGCCATGCTGGCGCTATGCCTCCTGTCCGTTGCGGCGGGCCCGCGCGTCGCGGCGCAGGTTGCGCTGCCGCCGGTCGCGCTTCCCGACACGGGGCGCCTGCTGCCGGACGTGCCCGACCTGGCCGCCGAGCCGCTGGCGACGGCGGGGGATGAGTTGCGCCGCCTGCGGCTCGACCGGATCGCCGCGCTGGTCGGCGCCCGTCGCGCGCATATCGAGCGCGACGCGCGCGGCGAACCCGCGGTGCGCGGCGTGCTCGTCGCCATCGGCGCCGACGCCGCGATGATCGCGCGCGCACGCGCGGCGGGCTTTGCACTCATCGACCGCGAACGGCTCGACGCGCTCGATCTCGACATCGTGCGTTTCCGCGTGCCCGACGGCCGCAGCCTGAAACGCGCGCAGAAACAGCTCGCCCGATTATTGCCTGATGTCGAGGTCGACGTCGATCACATCTATTTTGCGAGCGGGCCGGGCGGCGCGCTGCCGGGGGCTGCGCTCGCGACGGCCGCGGGGGCGGACGGCGGGGCCGCGCCGCTCGGCCTGATCGACGGGGGCGTCGCCGCGCATCCGTCGGTGGCGGGGCGCGTCGAACAACGGGGATTTGCCCGCGGCGCTCCCGCCGCGAGCCGTCACGGGACGGCGGTTGCCTCGCTGCTCGTCGGCGAGGGCGCGGTGCGGGGCGCCGCGTCGGGGCAGCGCCTGCTCGCCGCCGACGTCTATGGCGCCGACCCCGCGGGCGGCAGCGCCAGCGCGATCGCCCGCGCCCTCGGCTGGCTCGCGGCGCGCCGCGTCGCGGTGACGACGATCAGCCTCGTCGGTCCCGACAACAGGCTGCTCGCGGCGGCGGTGGCGGCGGCGCAGCGCAAGGGAATGCTGATCGTCGCGGCGGTCGGCAATGACGGTCCTGCCGCGCCGCCTGCCTATCCCGCCTCCTATCGCGGCGTGCTCGCGGTCACCGGCGTCGACGCCCGCGGCCGCGCGCTTCCCGAAGCGGGGCGGGCGCTGCATGTCGACTTTGCCGCGCCCGGCGATGCCGTGCGCGCGGCGACGGGCCCGGCCAGCGTCGAACGGCTGCGCGGAACGTCCTTCGCCGCGCCGCTCGTCGCCGGTCGCCTTGCGCGCCGCTATCCCGCGGCGTCGATCGCGGCGATCGGCCCGGCGATCGCGGCGCTGGTGATGGAAGCGCGCGACCTTGGCCGCAAAGGGCGCGACAAAATCTACGGTCACGGCCTGGTTTGCGGCGATTGCGGCGGCTGA